In the Brettanomyces nanus chromosome 1, complete sequence genome, gaaaaggatgataGTAATCTAGAATAAAGCAGaattaaaaagaaattcAGTCTCAAAAATTTTAGATTTCctaaaaaagaaataatttAGAGTTTCCCTGTAATTGCCACTCAACGGCTTCCATACCGAATTCAGTAATCCATGCACTGATGATTTCCTTTACTTAACGGTCGATTGGATCTCGCCGCACCACTTCTTGGATAACTTCGTGCATTTGTTCCATGGACGTCAGTTTAACGAGATGGGAAGTCAAGAACCATTGAAGTTGGAATATATAACATTATCTTTTTAGCCCGGTTTTGGTCATCAGAGAGTATCCTCCATCACAAtgcatcttcaaaattACTCTGATCGAAGGCGCTGAATAATCTAAAAAACGTCATTCACGCCCCCACTGGATAGAATTGTACCGGTCACTAATTTatcgaaagaagaaaacggGTGCTCAATTAATCCAAGTCGTTCCTTTTTCTTAGCCCTTAATCTcttaaatttttttttttttttttttcttgcaTGCGCAaaagtttttttttattttggCAAGGTCAATTGGGTTATAGTTTTGTCATTAAATCACTACCCAGATGCAATTGCATCAATTGCGATGTCATTGATTGCCTATTGACATTGAAACCTCAaagaaatttgaagagaatatcATGATAGATCCAAGGGCTGCCCCTCGCAATTCCCGTTAAATTATTTTCCCATTGTAACAGCTGTACTTGCAggccaaaaaaattttattattcaatgcatttctttttttgttctcttttcttttctttgcccTACCTAATCATATAAATAGTCATCAAGTATCTCTGGTCTTCAATTGATTGAGAATGATTATAATCcagattttatttcttaTCCTAAAcagatcttcttctattttcCTTATCTTTACATCGGATTTTACCCAAGATTTTATTCAAGATTTCCTACAACTACAATACAACATTAACAAGCCGCGTGGATAATTATGTCCTCACTTATCTATCAGATGTCTCATACGAGACAAATTGATGGTTGTCTCACACCCACCAATGACCCTGCAACGCTCAAACATATTTATGGCTCATCCAGTCCCATGGATACCAAAGCCTCTTTGGGTTCCATCAGTTTCTCTGGAAACGTGATGCATGTCGGTCCCTCTCGCACACCATTGGTAAGACCACCAAGTCCAATGGATACTATTCCATCTCCTCCTCTGTCACCTCATACTAGAAACTTTGACGAGAGCGACACTCGTTTCACcaagcttcttttccctAAAGCTAGTAAGCCTTTAAGAAGTGACATCCTAAGcaatgaaaaagagatcACATTAATGAAGCAACCTAAAGAGACGAAATTGGTGAAGGAAGTCAAATCGATGACTCCCCTATCCGAGCTCTCTACTGTTTCTGCACGCAAAGGTCCTTTCCCCGTGGAAAGTATGATGGGTGCTACTCTTTACATCAATCCGTTTGATGATATGAAGCAATCTGGCTACAAAAAGCGTCAGTTCAGTTTCCTTGCTCATTACAATTTGACTCAGAATAAACCTGCAGTCCTTCCCAAGTCGTCATCTTCGAGGCATCCATTTGCAGGATCGCATTCTAGTATTAGATCTAGTTACAGCACTGTTTCAAAATCTAGATACGATcaccattcttcttcctcagaTTACGAGAGACCTATCACCAGAAAGCGCTATGTGAGTTCTCCACTTGAGAAGCTTTTGCATAACTCTTCATCCGTTGAAAATGATGTTGCTGCTCCTCctaagagaagaagaagaaagccCACCACCAGAAAAGCGAATTCCGCTACTACTCGTTATGACTACGATTACACTAAGCTCGTCGACTATTCTCCTGCGCTATCCACTTTACCAGACAATCCTCGTTGTTTGAAGGCTGAGTGGAAGGGGCAGGCCATGGATCTCTCCGATGATCCATTAGTGGAAAAGTTGCATCCTGCAGAAGTTCTCTTAGCCTCCACTCTTAGATTACCATGCAAAGTCTATCTTgactcaaaaagaagaatttttgctgagaagatgaagagactgAAGAGCCATCTTCCATTTAGAAGAACTGATGCCCAAAAGGCATGTAAGATTGATGTCAACAAAGCTAGTCGACTTTACGCAGCTTACGAAAAGGTCGGTTGGTTGAACGAGTCAACATTCACTAAGTACTTGTGAGGTTCTTGCATTTTTCACACTATCTGCTTTCCTAATCAATTGTTTCcgctttcttttccttcttttcctttcatttcttttcctgtCTTCCGCTCATTTACTGAAGTGTCGGGTATTTATACTACTattttttgtcttctgcATCTGCGAATAGATGCATGTacattctttttcttatcgGTTTTGTTTGTTATTGGAGTTTACATTTTCATTGTTCGGTTCTTTTATATACTGTTATAATATTAATAACATTGTTCTCTGGTTTGTTGAGATGTACAGTAAGCGTGTCTAAGTATGGACAAAAATTTGTCAAGCACCAATTGAGTAAAATGGATGCCGGGTACGTTGACACTTGATGAATTGACCAAGTGATAAGGGTTTCCCTTTTACAATATAATGTTAATCTCTGACCACCGACATTCAATTGTCATTGAGTTTCCCTCCCTTTACTCACCATCGGACAAcaaaaattaaaaaaagaatggtCCCTAGCAGGATCGAACTGCTGATCCTCGCGTTATTAGCACGATGCCTTAACCAACTGGGCCAAGGGACCAATTTTTGGCTTCTGATGAGGAATGATTCTTTTCATACAAAATTTAtatcttcatttttgtACGGATTCTGGTCTGGGGTATTATTTTGAAGGTGTGGGTGGCAACAAAAGCTTTCAAGAGTAGCTGAGAAAAGTAACAAGATTAAGAAAATATAGCGAATGGTTCAAACcgatttttcacttttgaTAATCTGGGAAATAATTATAGAATTATGGTTCTACAATATTAGAAAAGTAAATAAAATTCATAATATTATCCATAATATTATCCATAGATCCATAATATTGTTATTTCATGCTTCTAGTAACCGGTTTATAGAAAGGTCTCCCTGCAGACTTCTTATTCCAGATATTATATTCAATCAAGAATTAACCACATCCCATATGATTggctctttctttttacttACTAACTCCGTAAAGACGATGTATCGCTTACCAGAAAGATATGCGATGATGGAAATACATTTGCTTTTTCCTGTTTAGTACTTATCCTGTTGACAAGCCCAAATGAAGTTACCTATTATTTTAGCTCATTTATGTCACAGCAGCTATAACTTTAGACATAAGGATTTAGAAACAACGTAACACCATGGCTGTTGATGTCCGTAAATCTTGTTTCAAATGAATATAATATAATCTTATAAAATAACAGATTAAGGTGTGAATAATAGAATAGTAAAACTtataaaaaaattgaacGAAGGGTCAAGGACTAATCATTGACGGGAACACCACAGCCGTTGTGATTTCTAAACATAAGGACACCattatcaccttcaacaaaCTCACAATATCTGAAAGCTTTCCACAAAGATTTCCACATATTCTCATCTGACGATCTATAATATTCGCCCATAACTTTCTTGATAGCTTTGGTGCCAATTCTAGCATTATAGAAAGGAATTCTAGAGCAATAATGGTGCAAGACGTGCGTCTCAATGATGTcatggaaaaagaaaggacCGATGAAACCAAAGTTTCTGTCAATGGTAGCAGCTGCACCTCTAGCGAAAGTCCACTCAGAATTTTCATAGTGAGGTAAACTCATATCAGTGTGCTGCAAGTAAGTGATGAAAACCAACCAGTGATTTGTAAAAATGTAAGGCAAAAACCAATGAATGAAGCAGGTGAAGAAACCGAAACGGGAAACCCACTGGTACAAAACGAAAGATTGACATAACATACCAATATCGGATAAAACAATGTACCAATAGTCTCGTTTTTCAAAAATAGGAGAACTAGGATTGAAATGAGAGACCTCAAACTTGCCATGATCAGGATATTTCTGACCAGAGGCATTGGAAAGGAGGTGCCACCACCAACCACCAAATTGTTGGAGAAACATAGTGTACAAAGTCAGAATAGGAGCGTCTACTGCGATATCCGAAAAATTAATGGCACCTCTGCTCTTAACAAATTCATCTTTGGTGGAGGGAACATAGACCATATCTCTATCAATGTTGCCGGTAGCCTTGTGGTGCTTACTATGGGAATATTTCCACGAGAAATAGGGAACCAGCAAGTAAGAATGTAAGATCCAACCTACAGTATCATTCAATAAGCCATAAGGAGAGAACGCCTGGTGACCACACTCATGAGCAATAACCCAGAGGCCAGTGTAAGGAAGAgacaaaagaagagaatatCCAGTCCAAAGAAAGCCTCTCAGCATCTGACTTGGCACCTGAGGAATCAAGGTGGTGGCCGCATATCCAAAGAGAACGCAACAGAGAATATCCCTGAAAATGTATGCCATTCCTTTGTACCAGGATCTTTCATAGCATTCTTTTGGGATGACAGAAAGAATATCCTTTATAGTATAATCAGGCACTTTGAAATCATTGGCCAGAGTATCCTTGGCGATCAAACCTTCAGTAGTAGTCCTTCTACTGAAGCCTGCAATATTGCCATTTCTCTTACTAACTATGGGAGTGGATTCTTTCTCGTAGTTGGATCCAGTGACAGTGACTGAAGACATGATTATGGGAATTATAGGAATGCacgaagaaaagaatgaaagaaaaaagagtaCTCTACCAACGATGATTACTGAGTGGTGGTGGTCAGGATTACTCAACCATAGTACGCACGGCTTTAACATAGAGATAATTAATGGACTTGCAATTTTCCAATTTCATGTATGAagaattttctttttttggGGATGAAGATCCAACAAATCGCCTGAGGGAAACGGAATGCAACGAGTTATATGGACGGGATAAAAGGGGGAATAAGATAGGGCGAGAGAGAGTCAGATCGCAGTGTCCCTTGATGATTGTAAGGGGttgatcaaagaaaaacagAATGGAGTCAGAAGCTGGACGAATAGAAAAAAACGTGTCATTTCTTCTAGTCTAGATCAATTTTCAGGGGCTTCGATGCGACAAGGTTTTATCCATATAACTGTTATCTCGTTATCAGtatttccattttttctatctcttctcGCATGTGCTGTTTTGCCGCGAAGACGTATCACATCTCCTTCGAGAATTGCCGAAAGAAGActctgaaaaatttgaagTCATAGACCAGAGTTGATTCTTAGCGGAACTCATTACACCAGATAGATCAACTGATAGACTCATTAACTCGGGTCGCTCAAGAGATGGATCGACCATTTACTAAAATCGGATATGCCGATCGGATACACCGACCTATTGTGTATTTGTAGCCGGTATTGCATTGTTAGCTTTTCGTGACCTTTCGAAATATCCGCCCATTGTTCGTTATTGTCTAGATCCGAGTATCAGTCATGCAAATAGGTAGCTAGATAGGATTTAGAGGATTACTAGTCATGCTGCAACTAACACGGCTAAGGCATTCCCGGCTGTGGAGGTTTGCATAAAGTATACGAAAAAGGGAAAGTTAAAAGATTTATAGGAACAGGGTTGATTTGGGCAGTAAATGACTTGCGATCGAGTAGTCTTACAATTGTAATACTCCTCTGACACAGATATATATGCCTGGAGATGGTCGACTGGTACTGGTTTTGCAACTATTGAGCATGAGGTAAGATGCCCACGCTTTTCTATGACACTTTTACTTTCGTACCGGATACCgtgaaaaaatttcaaacATGACCCCGACATTAAAGCCTTGCGATGCACCTCAGAGGAGCTTGATGACAATTGTAACCAGCCCACGCGCAAGTCGTTGGCGTAATTTTCAGCGGGGTTGAATGAAAAGCCCGCTAACAGCCGTGTAAAAGAGACTTGTAACTCCCTGGTAGCTTCTCACAATCCTCCACAAAGACTCCTCCTCGCCTCCCGCTACCGCCAAAGTCCGGCcaaaagaggaggaaaatGTGAAAAATCGCGCTAACTCAAACCTTCTGTATAAATAAGGTGGCATATCTCATATCAGATACTACAAGTTACAACATAGCCTCTTCATATTTGGGTCTTAACACTTTTGCACTGATCATCATGGTTTCGTCCTCTCCTACTACCGTTCAGAAAAAGCCAATCAGCTGGTCCAACATATTTGTGGGTGCTGCCTTGAACCTGTGCGAAGTCACAACTTTGGGTCAGCCCTTCGAAGTGATGAAGACCACAATGGCTGCCAATAGAAGCATGTCACTGCCTGGTGCTATTAGACATATTTTCTCACGGGGTGGAATTAAGGGATACTATCAAGGATTGATTCCTTGGGGATGGATCGAAGGTGCAACCAAAGGTGCCGTTCTTTTACCTGTATCCAGCGAGGCTGAATATAGGCTCCGGCTCTTAGGTGCCATGCCATTTCTTGCAGGTATCGGTGGAGGTATGGCGGGTGGTGTTGCACAAGCATATCTCACTATGGGTTTCTGTACTTGTATGAAAACTGCTGAGATCACTCGTAAAAAGGATATTGGCCCGGATGGTAAACCTCCAAAGACAACGCTTCAAGTGTTTGGAGAGATATATAAGAATGAGGGTATCAAGGGAATCAACCGTGGTGTCAATGCTGTTGCTTTGAGACAATGTACTAATTGGGGTTCCCGTTTCGGTATATCCCGTTTGGCTGAGCAACTCATTAGAAAATTTACCAACAAAAAGGAAGACGACAGGTTGGCTGCACATGAGAAGATCCTGGCTTCTGTCATCGGAGGTGGTTTATCTGCTTGGAATCAGCCAATCGAGGTGGTTCGTGTGGAGATGCAGTCGCGTAGTCCCAACCCAAACAAACCAAAAGGTTTATCGGTTCTGGGAACTTTGAAATACGTCTACAAGGAGGCCGGGATGAAAGGTTTATTCCGTGGTGTTACTCCAAGAGTGTGCTTGGGTATCTGGCAAACGGTGTTCATGGTGTGTTTTGGTGATTATGCCAAAGAGTACATTGCTGATAGATCCCAAAAGGCCAAAAAACTGTGAGAGAGGGAGAGATCTAGCTGGAACTAGATAAAAGCCATATACATACTATAGTAATACAATGGGAATATTTTATTGATATATGGGAGTATTTACTCTTTTGAACGTCCCCAACGATCGTATGCATATAATCCAGAGAAGGTGAGAACTAAACCAGCCCATTGTATTGCCATGAGCTGTGTTCCTTCTAAAAATATTGACCATGAAATGACGGTGATTCTTTTCATGATGTTGGCAATGCTGTAATTAATGGGGCTGATCAGACCTAAAATCTGGAAAGCCACGATGGATTGCATAAAATGGGCAATTCCATAGATCAACATTAGTCCAATAATGTGTTTGTTAATCAGTGACAACGAGAACACAGGATTGGTAAACTCAGAGATTATATAGAAGGGGAAAGTGAAAGAAAGTCCAACCACAGAGCAGTAGAATAAAACTGAAATTTTATCCAAACGGCGATCAGAATCCTTCACCATTTCGTTGAGAGACTGCGACGAGTTGCCATAAAAGGGGGTCAcgggaaaagaaggaggtcTATTACTGCTCAATTCTTTTTTCTCGTcgaaagaaagagacacAGGTAAGATTGGAGTGGTCGCAGCGGACTCAGACTTAGTGATCTGAATATTGAGAGCATTGACAAAACCATCATCAGCTGTACCAAAGGCATCATTATGATTATGAGCCTCATAGGTAAGAAATTTCTTGGCAAAAATGTTTTGCGAGACAAATATCAGCATGGAGATGAAAGCAAAAATACATCCCGTGTGGAAATAGCTGTCATCTTCGTGAGTCAAACCATCCGGCTTAATACAACTAAGCATGACGCCCAACATTATGGGTAAAAGTGTGCAATATGTAGTAGCACTAAATCGTCTCCTGAATATGAGCCGGTATACCAAGACGGTAGTTAGGGGAGAGAGAGCCTTAATGGTATGGACTAAAGAAACTGGGATTACCGAGGTTGCCTTATTGTTGGCAATCTGTCCAAGAAATTGGAATGTACCCATCGGTAATGTGGCCTGGAGCAGAAGAACCGAGGGCCTAAAGAAATCTCCAACTATAGAGTAGTTGTAGCTCTCTAGACCACTGGGAAAAGTGCCCGGAGGAAACGAGTCGAGTAGCGTTGAATATTTTTTGGTTGTGGAAGTAGACGCTAGATCCGGGGAACGCTTGCCCTTAAAATATGTGTCGCTGTAATCAGGTGATATGGACTCAAaagttggtgaagaagacCTCCGACGGTGAGTATGCCTATAGacagagaaaagagagtcGACTTTGCGAACAAGGTAGACAGAAAGGATGCAATAGAACAAAATCATGGTGAATTGAACCATAGACAGCGTGACGGGAAAGCTGAACTCCACGAGAATCATCTTcgatgaggaagatgataccACAGAGGTAAAGTACCATAAACAACAGAGTAAGACAAGCTTCCAATCAACATGTGGGGTCCAAGACGAAAATC is a window encoding:
- a CDS encoding uncharacterized protein (BUSCO:EOG09342G3Z~EggNog:ENOG41): MSHTRQIDGCLTPTNDPATLKHIYGSSSPMDTKASLGSISFSGNVMHVGPSRTPLVRPPSPMDTIPSPPLSPHTRNFDESDTRFTKLLFPKASKPLRSDILSNEKEITLMKQPKETKLVKEVKSMTPLSELSTVSARKGPFPVESMMGATLYINPFDDMKQSGYKKRQFSFLAHYNLTQNKPAVLPKSSSSRHPFAGSHSSIRSSYSTVSKSRYDHHSSSSDYERPITRKRYVSSPLEKLLHNSSSVENDVAAPPKRRRRKPTTRKANSATTRYDYDYTKLVDYSPALSTLPDNPRCLKAEWKGQAMDLSDDPLVEKLHPAEVLLASTLRLPCKVYLDSKRRIFAEKMKRLKSHLPFRRTDAQKACKIDVNKASRLYAAYEKVGWLNESTFTKYL
- the YHM2 gene encoding Mitochondrial DNA replication protein yhm2 (EggNog:ENOG41) translates to MVSSSPTTVQKKPISWSNIFVGAALNLCEVTTLGQPFEVMKTTMAANRSMSLPGAIRHIFSRGGIKGYYQGLIPWGWIEGATKGAVLLPVSSEAEYRLRLLGAMPFLAGIGGGMAGGVAQAYLTMGFCTCMKTAEITRKKDIGPDGKPPKTTLQVFGEIYKNEGIKGINRGVNAVALRQCTNWGSRFGISRLAEQLIRKFTNKKEDDRLAAHEKILASVIGGGLSAWNQPIEVVRVEMQSRSPNPNKPKGLSVLGTLKYVYKEAGMKGLFRGVTPRVCLGIWQTVFMVCFGDYAKEYIADRSQKAKKL